Proteins from a single region of Streptomyces sp. HUAS 15-9:
- a CDS encoding DUF2231 domain-containing protein: MSLVNGLPAHVLLVHLVVVLVPLTALALVVCACWPKAALRLGPLLPLLAFVALVSVPLTTQAGEWLEEHVDGNALVRRHAELGDGLLPWAAGLFVLAAAVWWASRRRPAPDALEAGSPATARRYALPLRITFAVLSLAVATGAVVDVYRIGDSGAKAAWHDGFSKTASHKGSEDDGS, encoded by the coding sequence ATGAGCCTCGTCAATGGCCTGCCCGCACATGTCCTGCTCGTCCATCTCGTCGTCGTGCTCGTTCCGCTGACCGCGCTGGCCCTGGTGGTCTGCGCCTGCTGGCCGAAGGCCGCGCTGCGACTGGGCCCGCTGCTGCCCCTGCTCGCCTTCGTCGCCCTGGTGAGCGTGCCGCTGACCACTCAGGCCGGCGAGTGGCTGGAGGAGCACGTCGACGGCAACGCCCTGGTCCGCCGCCACGCCGAACTCGGCGACGGTCTGCTGCCCTGGGCGGCGGGCCTGTTCGTCCTGGCGGCGGCAGTCTGGTGGGCGAGCCGCCGCCGGCCCGCGCCGGACGCGCTGGAAGCCGGATCACCCGCCACCGCACGCCGCTACGCCCTCCCCCTGCGGATCACGTTCGCCGTACTGTCCCTGGCCGTAGCCACGGGCGCGGTCGTGGACGTGTACCGCATCGGCGACTCCGGCGCGAAGGCCGCCTGGCACGACGGCTTCTCAAAGACGGCAAGCCACAAGGGATCCGAGGACGACGGCTCCTGA
- a CDS encoding SRPBCC family protein: protein MVTFQLERTAPLPIDEAWRRLTEWPRHADAVPLTRITVVTDPPTREGTRFVARTGIGPLSLTDPMEVTDWHPPSDGEPGLCRLVKHGRVVLGWAELEVRPGPGGRTRVVWREELRLRGLPRLFDPLLDQTARAMFGRALNSLLRRA from the coding sequence GTGGTCACCTTCCAGCTCGAACGCACGGCACCGCTGCCGATCGACGAGGCGTGGCGCCGGCTCACGGAGTGGCCCCGGCACGCCGACGCGGTCCCGCTGACGCGGATCACCGTGGTCACCGATCCGCCGACCCGGGAGGGCACGCGCTTCGTGGCCCGTACCGGGATCGGTCCGCTCTCCCTGACCGACCCGATGGAGGTCACCGACTGGCACCCGCCGAGCGACGGCGAGCCCGGACTGTGCCGCCTGGTCAAGCACGGCCGGGTGGTCCTCGGCTGGGCCGAGCTGGAGGTACGCCCGGGACCGGGCGGCCGTACCCGCGTGGTGTGGCGGGAGGAACTACGCCTGCGCGGCCTCCCGAGACTCTTCGACCCCCTCCTGGACCAGACGGCCCGGGCGATGTTCGGCAGGGCGCTGAACAGCCTGCTCAGGAGGGCGTGA
- a CDS encoding GntR family transcriptional regulator: MKQGAHGSAATGIPDHPADATRVPAQPRAADVARERDTSTPEARGEHTHSERPIPQPRAVVQRSSVRGQILDALRSALVTGELKPGEVYSAPALGDRFGVSATPVREAMQQLALEGAVEVVPNRGFRVVERGTRELAELAEIRALIEVPVMLRLARTVPAARWAELWPLAEDTVRAASSGCRATYAESDRAFHSALLALSGNEQLVRIAEDLHRRSQWPLVGGPPRPGHADLIADAAEHTALLEALIARDLDVVRALVGEHFAGAA; encoded by the coding sequence GTGAAGCAGGGCGCACACGGCTCCGCCGCAACGGGGATTCCTGATCATCCGGCCGATGCCACGCGGGTGCCCGCGCAGCCGCGCGCCGCGGACGTGGCACGCGAGCGCGACACCTCGACACCCGAGGCCCGCGGCGAGCACACGCACAGCGAGCGGCCGATTCCGCAGCCGCGGGCGGTCGTGCAGCGCTCGTCCGTGCGCGGCCAGATCCTCGACGCGCTGCGCTCCGCGCTCGTGACGGGGGAGCTGAAGCCCGGCGAGGTGTACTCGGCGCCCGCGCTGGGCGACCGGTTCGGGGTCTCCGCGACGCCCGTGCGGGAGGCCATGCAGCAACTCGCGCTGGAGGGCGCGGTCGAGGTCGTGCCGAACCGCGGGTTCCGGGTCGTCGAGCGGGGCACCCGGGAGCTGGCCGAACTGGCCGAGATCCGCGCGCTGATCGAGGTGCCGGTGATGCTGCGACTCGCCCGTACGGTGCCCGCCGCGCGCTGGGCGGAGCTGTGGCCGCTCGCCGAGGACACCGTGCGCGCCGCGTCCTCCGGCTGCCGCGCCACGTACGCCGAGTCCGACCGCGCCTTCCACAGCGCGCTGCTGGCCCTCTCCGGCAACGAACAGCTCGTCCGCATCGCCGAGGACCTGCACCGCCGCTCCCAGTGGCCCCTGGTCGGCGGCCCACCGCGCCCGGGCCACGCCGACCTCATCGCCGACGCGGCGGAGCACACGGCACTGCTGGAGGCCCTGATCGCCCGCGACCTGGACGTCGTACGCGCCCTGGTGGGCGAACACTTCGCGGGCGCGGCCTGA
- a CDS encoding XdhC family protein, whose protein sequence is MLDIAEELDRWAERGRDFAVATVVTVGGSAPRRPGAALAVDADGTAIGSVSGGCVEGAVYDLCRQALQDGETVLERFGYSDEDAFAVGLTCGGVIDILVTPVRAADPARPVVAAALAAAARGEAAAVARIVSGPAQLRGRALLVRPGGSYDGGFGAHPELDRTVAAEAGAFLDAGRTGTLEIGEQGSRCGAPLTVLVESSVPPPRMIVFGAIDFASALVRIGKFLGYHVTVCDARPVFATRTRFPEADEIVVEWPHTYLERTDVDGRTVLCVLTHDAKFDVPLLRLALRLPVAYVGAMGSRRTHLDRNERLREVGVTELELARLRSPIGLDLGARTPEETALSIASEIVASRRGGTGVSLTGAHTPIHHDTTSVPAGRIGSVA, encoded by the coding sequence ATGCTGGACATCGCCGAGGAGCTCGACCGGTGGGCCGAGCGGGGACGCGACTTCGCCGTGGCCACCGTGGTGACGGTCGGCGGCAGCGCCCCGCGCCGGCCGGGTGCCGCCCTCGCGGTGGACGCCGACGGCACGGCGATCGGCTCGGTCTCCGGCGGCTGTGTGGAGGGTGCCGTGTACGACCTGTGCAGGCAGGCGCTTCAGGACGGCGAGACCGTCCTGGAGCGCTTCGGCTACAGCGACGAGGACGCCTTCGCCGTCGGCCTCACCTGCGGCGGCGTCATCGACATCCTCGTCACCCCGGTACGGGCGGCCGACCCCGCCCGTCCGGTGGTCGCGGCCGCGCTGGCCGCCGCCGCGCGCGGGGAGGCCGCGGCGGTCGCGCGGATCGTGTCGGGCCCGGCGCAGCTGCGGGGCCGGGCCCTGCTCGTCCGCCCCGGCGGCTCGTACGACGGCGGCTTCGGCGCCCACCCCGAACTGGACCGCACCGTCGCCGCCGAGGCCGGTGCCTTCCTGGACGCGGGCCGCACCGGCACCCTGGAGATAGGTGAGCAGGGCTCGCGCTGCGGCGCCCCGCTCACCGTGCTGGTCGAGTCGTCGGTCCCGCCGCCCCGGATGATCGTCTTCGGCGCGATCGACTTCGCCTCGGCGCTGGTCCGCATCGGCAAGTTCCTGGGCTACCACGTGACGGTGTGCGACGCCCGGCCGGTGTTCGCCACCCGGACCCGCTTCCCCGAGGCCGACGAGATCGTCGTCGAGTGGCCGCACACCTACCTGGAGCGCACGGACGTCGACGGCCGTACCGTCCTGTGCGTGCTCACCCACGACGCCAAGTTCGACGTGCCGCTGCTGCGGCTCGCCCTGCGGCTGCCCGTGGCCTACGTCGGCGCGATGGGCTCCCGCCGCACCCACCTGGACCGCAACGAGCGCCTGCGCGAAGTCGGCGTCACCGAACTGGAGCTGGCGCGCCTCAGGTCCCCCATCGGCCTCGACCTGGGAGCCCGCACCCCCGAGGAGACGGCCCTGTCGATCGCCTCGGAGATCGTCGCGAGCCGACGCGGTGGCACCGGCGTGTCTCTCACGGGCGCGCACACACCGATCCACCACGACACGACGTCCGTACCGGCGGGCCGGATCGGTTCGGTGGCCTGA
- a CDS encoding (2Fe-2S)-binding protein, protein MRVNFTVNGRPQEADDVWEGESLLYVLRERLGLPGSKNACEQGECGSCTVRLDGVPVCSCLVAAGQVEGREVVTVEGLADYAKQRSCGTGACGTSLQDARLALPPGEAWGRAAEGQDSQTGEGTGSSPRAALSPIQQAFIDAGAVQCGFCTPGLLVAADEMLENNPDPTDADIREALSGNLCRCTGYEKIMDAVRLAAARQGEAV, encoded by the coding sequence ATGCGCGTCAACTTCACTGTCAACGGACGCCCGCAGGAAGCCGACGACGTCTGGGAGGGCGAGTCGCTGCTCTACGTCCTGCGCGAGCGCCTCGGGCTGCCCGGCTCCAAGAACGCCTGCGAGCAGGGCGAGTGCGGGTCGTGCACAGTCCGCCTGGACGGCGTGCCGGTGTGTTCGTGCCTGGTCGCGGCGGGCCAGGTCGAGGGCCGCGAGGTCGTCACCGTGGAGGGTCTGGCGGACTACGCCAAGCAGCGCTCCTGCGGGACGGGCGCCTGCGGTACGTCGCTGCAGGACGCCCGGCTGGCCCTCCCCCCGGGCGAAGCCTGGGGGAGGGCCGCCGAGGGCCAGGACTCGCAGACCGGTGAGGGCACCGGCTCATCCCCGCGCGCAGCGCTCTCTCCGATCCAGCAGGCGTTCATCGACGCCGGCGCCGTCCAGTGCGGCTTCTGCACCCCGGGTCTGCTCGTCGCCGCCGACGAGATGCTGGAGAACAACCCCGACCCGACCGACGCGGACATCCGCGAGGCGTTGTCGGGCAACCTGTGCCGCTGCACGGGCTACGAGAAGATCATGGACGCGGTCCGCCTGGCGGCCGCCCGGCAGGGAGAGGCTGTCTGA
- a CDS encoding xanthine dehydrogenase family protein molybdopterin-binding subunit, which translates to MSSPKHSTAFEQGGAPTGAPTKITQGSQTRGGIGESTLRPDGTLKVTGEFAYSSDMWHEDMLWGQILRSTVAHAEIVSIDTGEALATPGVYAVMTYDDLPTDVKNYGLEIQDTPVLAHGKVRHHGEPVAIVAADHPETARRAAAKIKVEYRELPVITDEASATAPDAILVHEHRDDLPQGPPTSSGPGGTPVIGHVPHPNIVHRQPIVRGDVAAARGRADVIVEGEYTFGMQDQAFLGPESGLAVPEEDGGVHLYIATQWLHSDLRQIAPVLGLPEDKVRMTLAGVGGAFGGREDLSMQIHACLLALRTGKPVKIVYNRFESFFGHVHRHPAKLYYEHGATQDGKLTHVKCRIVLDGGAYASASPAVVGNAASLGIGPYVVDDVEIEAIALYTNNPPCGAMRGFGAVQACFAYEAQMDKLAKKLGMDPVELRRLNAMEQGTIMPTGQPVDSPAPVAELLRRVKAMPLPPERQWESSEGADVRQLPGGLSNTTHGEGVVRGIGYAVGIKNVGFSEGFDDYSTAKVRMEVVAGEPVATVHTAMAEVGQGGVTVHAQIARTELGVAQVTIHPADTQVGSAGSTSASRQTYVTGGAVKNSCELVRERVLEIGRRKFGTYHPAWATAELLLEGGKVVTDGGEELADLVDVLEDEAVEVEAEWRHRATEPFDLRTGQGNGHVQYSFAAHRAVVEVDTELGLVKVIELACAQDVGKALNPLSVLGQIQGGTTQGLGVAVMEEIIVDPKTAKVQNPSFTDYLIPTILDTPTIPVDVLELADDHAPYGLRGVGEAPTLSSTPAVLAAIRNATGLELNRTPVRPEHLTGT; encoded by the coding sequence ATGTCCTCCCCCAAGCACTCAACTGCGTTCGAGCAGGGCGGTGCCCCCACCGGCGCTCCCACCAAGATCACCCAGGGTTCGCAGACCAGGGGCGGCATCGGCGAGTCGACCCTCCGCCCCGACGGCACCCTCAAGGTCACCGGCGAGTTCGCGTACTCGTCCGACATGTGGCACGAGGACATGCTCTGGGGCCAGATCCTGCGCTCCACGGTCGCCCACGCCGAGATCGTCTCGATCGACACGGGCGAGGCCCTCGCGACCCCCGGCGTCTACGCCGTCATGACGTACGACGACCTGCCGACCGACGTGAAGAACTACGGCCTGGAGATCCAGGACACCCCCGTCCTGGCCCACGGCAAGGTACGCCACCACGGCGAGCCGGTCGCGATCGTCGCCGCCGACCACCCGGAGACCGCGCGCCGCGCCGCCGCCAAGATCAAGGTGGAGTACCGCGAACTGCCGGTCATCACCGACGAGGCCTCCGCGACGGCCCCGGACGCGATCCTCGTCCACGAGCACCGCGACGACCTCCCCCAAGGGCCTCCGACAAGCTCCGGTCCAGGGGGGACCCCCGTCATCGGCCACGTCCCGCACCCCAACATCGTCCACCGCCAGCCGATCGTCCGCGGTGACGTGGCGGCGGCCCGCGGGCGGGCGGACGTGATCGTCGAGGGCGAGTACACCTTCGGAATGCAGGACCAGGCCTTCCTCGGCCCCGAGTCCGGGCTCGCCGTGCCGGAGGAGGACGGCGGCGTCCACCTCTACATCGCCACCCAGTGGCTGCACTCCGACCTGCGCCAGATCGCCCCGGTCCTCGGCCTGCCCGAGGACAAGGTGCGCATGACGCTGGCCGGCGTCGGCGGCGCGTTCGGCGGCCGCGAGGACCTGTCGATGCAGATCCACGCCTGCCTGCTGGCCCTGCGCACAGGCAAGCCCGTCAAGATCGTCTACAACCGCTTCGAGTCCTTCTTCGGGCACGTCCACCGCCACCCGGCCAAGCTGTACTACGAGCACGGGGCCACGCAGGACGGCAAGCTGACGCATGTGAAGTGCCGTATCGTCCTGGACGGCGGCGCGTACGCCTCCGCCTCCCCGGCCGTCGTCGGCAACGCCGCCTCCCTCGGCATCGGGCCCTACGTCGTCGACGACGTCGAGATCGAGGCCATCGCCCTCTACACCAACAACCCGCCCTGCGGCGCCATGCGCGGCTTCGGCGCGGTCCAGGCCTGCTTCGCCTACGAGGCGCAGATGGACAAGCTGGCGAAGAAGCTCGGCATGGACCCGGTGGAGCTGCGGCGGCTGAACGCGATGGAGCAGGGGACCATCATGCCGACGGGCCAGCCCGTCGACTCCCCGGCCCCGGTCGCCGAACTCCTGCGGCGCGTCAAGGCGATGCCGCTGCCGCCGGAGCGCCAGTGGGAGAGCAGCGAGGGAGCCGACGTACGGCAGCTGCCCGGCGGACTGTCCAACACCACGCACGGCGAAGGCGTCGTACGCGGCATCGGCTACGCGGTCGGCATCAAGAACGTCGGCTTCTCCGAGGGGTTCGACGACTACTCCACCGCCAAGGTCCGTATGGAGGTCGTCGCGGGCGAGCCCGTGGCCACCGTGCACACGGCCATGGCGGAGGTTGGCCAGGGCGGTGTCACGGTCCATGCGCAGATCGCCCGCACAGAACTGGGTGTCGCCCAGGTGACCATCCACCCCGCCGACACCCAGGTGGGCTCGGCGGGTTCGACCTCGGCCTCCCGGCAGACGTACGTCACCGGGGGCGCCGTGAAGAACTCCTGCGAGCTGGTGCGCGAGCGGGTGCTGGAGATCGGGCGCCGCAAGTTCGGTACGTACCACCCGGCTTGGGCGACGGCGGAGCTGCTGCTGGAGGGCGGCAAGGTCGTCACCGACGGCGGTGAGGAGCTCGCCGACCTGGTGGACGTGCTCGAGGACGAGGCGGTCGAGGTCGAGGCCGAGTGGCGGCACCGCGCGACCGAGCCCTTCGACCTGCGCACCGGTCAGGGCAACGGCCATGTCCAGTACAGCTTCGCCGCGCACCGGGCCGTCGTCGAGGTCGACACCGAGCTGGGCCTGGTCAAGGTGATCGAGCTGGCCTGTGCCCAGGATGTCGGCAAGGCGCTCAACCCGCTGTCCGTCCTCGGCCAGATCCAGGGCGGCACCACCCAGGGCCTGGGCGTGGCGGTGATGGAGGAGATCATCGTCGACCCGAAGACGGCGAAGGTCCAGAATCCCTCCTTCACGGACTACCTCATCCCCACGATTCTCGACACGCCGACCATCCCCGTCGATGTGCTCGAACTCGCCGACGACCACGCGCCGTACGGGCTCCGTGGCGTCGGCGAGGCCCCCACCCTGTCCTCGACTCCCGCCGTCCTCGCGGCCATCCGCAACGCGACGGGCCTGGAGCTGAACAGGACGCCGGTCCGGCCGGAACATCTCACCGGAACGTGA
- a CDS encoding NCS2 family permease, with translation MTPQSTEPRSTAEDAGAGTRNPAGRSWLDRYFHISARGSSVAREVRGGVTTFMAMAYILLLNPLILSGKDAAGDTLGQKALITATAFAAAFTTLLMGFAGKVPLALAAGLSVSGVLSSQVAPQMTWPQAMGMCVMYGVVIMLLVVTGLREMIMNAIPLALKHGITMGIGLFIALIGFYKSGFVHQGKATPVTLGPAGELTGWPVLLFAGTLLLIFMLQARGVPGAILIGIVGGTIVAAILNAAGVIDPRQWASGAPELHGSAVSMPDFSLFGHVEFGGWGKVGAMTVGMIVFTLVLAGFFDAMATIIGVGTEARLADDKGRMPGLSKALFIDGAGGAIGGVAGGSGQTVFIESATGVGEGARTGLASVVTGLFFAACLFFTPLTAIVPQEVASAALVVIGAMMLMNARHVDWADRAIAIPVFLTVVVMPFTYSITAGVAAGVISYAAIKAAQGKAREIGAFMWGLTGIFLVYFALNPIESWLGVH, from the coding sequence ATGACCCCACAGTCGACCGAGCCAAGATCCACCGCCGAGGACGCGGGTGCGGGAACCCGCAACCCGGCCGGCAGGTCGTGGCTCGACCGGTACTTCCACATATCCGCGAGAGGATCCTCCGTCGCACGCGAAGTGCGCGGCGGTGTCACCACCTTCATGGCGATGGCGTACATCCTCCTGCTCAACCCCCTGATCCTGTCCGGCAAGGACGCGGCGGGGGACACGCTCGGCCAGAAGGCCCTCATCACCGCGACCGCGTTCGCGGCGGCCTTCACCACACTGCTGATGGGTTTCGCCGGCAAGGTGCCGCTCGCCCTCGCCGCCGGCCTCTCCGTCTCCGGTGTCCTTTCCTCACAGGTCGCCCCGCAGATGACCTGGCCGCAGGCCATGGGCATGTGTGTGATGTACGGCGTGGTCATCATGCTGCTCGTCGTCACCGGCCTCCGTGAGATGATCATGAACGCGATTCCGCTCGCGCTCAAGCACGGCATCACCATGGGCATCGGCCTGTTCATCGCCCTCATCGGCTTCTACAAGTCCGGCTTCGTGCACCAGGGCAAGGCGACCCCGGTCACCCTCGGCCCCGCCGGTGAGTTGACGGGCTGGCCGGTCCTCCTCTTCGCGGGCACCCTGCTCCTGATCTTCATGCTCCAGGCCCGGGGCGTCCCCGGCGCCATCCTCATCGGCATCGTCGGCGGCACGATCGTCGCCGCGATCCTCAACGCGGCCGGCGTCATCGACCCCAGGCAGTGGGCGAGCGGTGCCCCCGAACTGCACGGCAGCGCGGTCTCGATGCCCGACTTCTCGCTCTTCGGGCACGTCGAGTTCGGCGGCTGGGGCAAGGTCGGCGCGATGACCGTGGGGATGATCGTCTTCACGCTCGTGCTCGCCGGGTTCTTCGACGCGATGGCCACCATCATCGGCGTCGGCACCGAGGCCCGACTGGCCGACGACAAGGGCCGGATGCCGGGCCTGTCCAAGGCGCTGTTCATCGACGGCGCGGGCGGTGCGATCGGCGGTGTCGCGGGCGGCTCCGGCCAGACCGTGTTCATCGAGTCGGCCACCGGCGTCGGCGAGGGGGCCCGCACGGGCCTCGCCTCGGTCGTCACCGGACTGTTCTTCGCGGCCTGCCTCTTCTTCACCCCGCTGACCGCGATCGTCCCGCAGGAGGTCGCCTCCGCAGCCCTGGTCGTGATCGGCGCGATGATGCTGATGAACGCACGGCATGTGGACTGGGCCGACCGGGCCATCGCGATCCCGGTCTTCCTGACGGTCGTTGTGATGCCGTTCACATACTCCATCACCGCGGGCGTGGCCGCGGGCGTCATCTCCTACGCCGCCATCAAGGCCGCGCAGGGCAAGGCCCGGGAGATCGGGGCGTTCATGTGGGGCCTGACAGGGATCTTCCTGGTCTATTTCGCCCTCAATCCCATTGAGAGCTGGCTGGGCGTGCACTAG
- a CDS encoding PucR family transcriptional regulator, whose translation MRLRALLDTDALGLRLLGGEDELDRAVRGVMTTDLRDPSRYLSGGELVLTGLAWRRNAADSEPFVRILVQAGVAALAAGEAELGDVPDDLVLACARHRLPLFAVHESVAFATITEHVVRQVSGERAGDLAAVVDRHRRLMTSGPAGGGPDVVLDLLGSDLDLRAWVLSPTGRLIAGSKVAGPALPPETYARLAAEHLSAVRTGRRGPHRVPLGSAPAPATMSTYSLFPIRSSGRSPHAARDVRETVLSDWLLAVEADAGDWPEERLDLLQGVTQLIAVERDRRDASRTVRRRLAQEVLELVQTGAAPAEIAARLRVAAPVLLPGLGTAPHWQVVVARVEWDEGDVEGGPVAQSLLEEILVDPLATGPEPSDRIAVAHTGEEAVALVPLPAVPSEHDGSEPGILADELLETVRDPLSAGLGEDGRVTLGVSAAVHSAEGLRGALEEARHARRVAAARPGRVCAAGHQELASHVLLLPFVPDDVRRAFTARLLDPLRDYDRRHRAELIPTLEAFLDCDGSWTRCATRLHLHVNTLRYRVGRIEQLTGRDLSRLEDKLDFFLALRMS comes from the coding sequence ATGCGGCTGCGCGCACTGCTGGACACCGATGCGCTGGGCCTGCGGCTGCTCGGCGGCGAGGACGAGCTCGACCGCGCCGTGCGCGGGGTGATGACCACCGATCTGCGTGACCCCAGCCGCTATCTCTCGGGCGGAGAGCTGGTGCTGACGGGGCTGGCCTGGCGGCGGAACGCGGCGGACTCCGAGCCGTTCGTACGGATCCTGGTGCAGGCGGGCGTGGCCGCGCTGGCAGCCGGTGAGGCCGAGCTCGGGGATGTGCCGGACGACCTGGTGCTGGCCTGCGCCCGGCACCGGCTGCCCCTGTTCGCGGTGCATGAGTCGGTTGCGTTCGCAACGATTACCGAGCATGTGGTCCGGCAGGTCTCGGGCGAGCGGGCCGGTGATCTGGCGGCCGTGGTCGACCGGCACCGCCGGTTGATGACCTCGGGTCCGGCGGGCGGCGGCCCGGACGTGGTCCTGGACCTCCTCGGCTCCGACCTGGACCTGCGGGCCTGGGTGCTCTCCCCCACCGGGCGGCTGATCGCGGGCTCGAAGGTCGCGGGCCCGGCCCTGCCCCCGGAGACCTACGCCAGGCTCGCCGCCGAGCATCTGTCCGCCGTGCGCACCGGCCGTCGCGGACCGCACCGGGTGCCGCTGGGCTCCGCCCCCGCGCCCGCGACCATGTCGACGTATTCGCTGTTCCCGATCCGCAGCAGCGGCCGCTCCCCGCACGCGGCCCGGGACGTGCGCGAGACGGTGCTGTCGGACTGGCTGCTCGCCGTGGAGGCGGACGCCGGGGACTGGCCCGAGGAGCGCCTGGATCTGCTCCAGGGCGTCACCCAGCTGATCGCGGTCGAGCGGGACCGGCGGGACGCGTCGCGCACGGTGCGGCGGCGGCTCGCGCAGGAGGTCCTCGAACTGGTGCAGACGGGCGCCGCGCCCGCCGAGATCGCCGCGCGCCTGCGGGTGGCGGCGCCGGTGCTGCTGCCCGGCCTCGGCACGGCCCCGCACTGGCAGGTGGTGGTGGCGCGGGTCGAGTGGGACGAAGGCGACGTCGAAGGCGGCCCGGTCGCCCAGTCGCTGCTGGAGGAGATCCTGGTCGACCCCCTCGCCACCGGACCCGAGCCCTCCGACCGGATCGCCGTCGCCCACACCGGTGAGGAGGCCGTCGCGCTGGTCCCGCTGCCGGCCGTCCCGTCCGAGCACGACGGCTCGGAGCCCGGGATCCTCGCCGACGAGCTCCTGGAGACCGTACGGGACCCGCTGTCGGCGGGCCTGGGCGAGGACGGTCGGGTCACGCTGGGCGTCAGCGCGGCCGTGCACTCGGCGGAGGGGCTGCGGGGCGCGCTGGAGGAGGCGCGGCATGCGCGGCGGGTGGCCGCGGCGCGTCCCGGACGGGTGTGCGCCGCGGGCCATCAGGAGCTGGCCTCGCACGTGCTGCTGCTGCCGTTCGTGCCGGACGACGTCCGCCGGGCCTTCACCGCCCGCCTCCTGGACCCGCTGCGCGACTACGACCGCCGCCACCGCGCCGAGCTGATCCCGACGCTGGAGGCGTTCCTGGACTGCGACGGCTCCTGGACCCGCTGCGCCACCCGTCTCCACCTGCACGTCAACACGCTGCGCTATCGCGTGGGGAGAATCGAGCAGTTGACGGGACGGGACCTGTCCCGGCTGGAGGACAAGCTCGATTTCTTCCTGGCGTTGCGGATGAGCTGA
- a CDS encoding FAD binding domain-containing protein, whose protein sequence is MDFLRPASWEEALAAKAEHPTAVPIAGGTDVMVEINFDHRRPEYLLDLNRIGDLYEWEVGEASVRLGASVPYTRIMENLRAELPGLALASHTVASPQIRNRGGVGGNLGTASPAGDAHPALLAAGAEVEAESVRGTRLIPIDDFYTGVKRNALAPDELIRAVHIKKADGPQQYSKVGTRNAMVIAVCAFGLALHPETRTVRTGIGSAAPTPVRAKTAEDFLNAALEEGGFWDNGKIITPSVAKQFADLCSAACNPIDDVRGTASYRRHAVGVMARRTLTWTWESYRGARRITEGAA, encoded by the coding sequence ATGGACTTCCTTCGCCCCGCCAGCTGGGAGGAGGCGCTCGCCGCGAAGGCCGAGCACCCCACCGCTGTGCCGATTGCGGGTGGCACCGATGTGATGGTCGAGATCAATTTCGACCACCGCCGGCCCGAGTACCTCCTCGACCTCAACCGCATCGGCGACCTCTACGAGTGGGAGGTGGGCGAGGCGAGCGTGCGGCTGGGCGCCTCCGTCCCGTACACCCGGATCATGGAGAACCTGCGCGCCGAACTGCCGGGCCTGGCCCTCGCCTCGCACACGGTCGCCTCCCCGCAGATCCGCAACCGCGGCGGCGTCGGCGGCAACCTCGGCACCGCCTCCCCGGCCGGCGACGCCCACCCGGCCCTGCTGGCGGCGGGCGCCGAGGTCGAGGCCGAGTCGGTGCGCGGCACACGGCTGATTCCGATCGACGACTTCTACACCGGCGTGAAGCGCAACGCGCTCGCCCCCGACGAGCTGATCCGCGCCGTCCACATCAAGAAGGCGGACGGCCCGCAGCAGTACTCCAAGGTCGGCACCCGCAACGCCATGGTCATCGCCGTGTGCGCCTTCGGTCTCGCCCTGCATCCCGAGACCCGCACGGTCCGCACCGGCATCGGCTCGGCCGCGCCCACCCCCGTCCGGGCGAAGACCGCCGAGGACTTCCTGAACGCGGCACTCGAAGAGGGCGGCTTCTGGGACAACGGAAAGATCATCACCCCGTCGGTCGCCAAGCAGTTCGCGGACCTCTGCTCCGCCGCCTGCAACCCGATCGACGACGTCCGGGGCACCGCGAGCTACCGCCGTCACGCGGTCGGCGTCATGGCCCGCAGGACGCTCACCTGGACCTGGGAGTCGTACCGCGGCGCCCGCCGCATCACGGAGGGAGCCGCGTAA